The following coding sequences are from one Nicotiana tabacum cultivar K326 chromosome 1, ASM71507v2, whole genome shotgun sequence window:
- the LOC107795454 gene encoding putative UDP-glucosyl transferase 73B6 produces MEAIGDILVLPFYGQGHLFPCMELCKKFTSFNFKVTLIIPSHLSSSIPPHLRHHSLIQVVEISATSTPPPLHKAVELPALPPKQKGHGFMHGPFSHHHQQLGQGIDTFLSERRNGSGQTRPICAAVDVMMSWSKEIFLKYEIPFVSFFTSGACAAAMEFAAWKNHADEVKPGEIRILPGLPESMALSYSDIKRNRHGPGHHRGGGPNRQNEPSGPPGGVEDGPPKPGQKPRWLDEVEGSIALLINTCHDLEGPFIDYVANQIEKPLWGVGPLLPETYWKSTSSVLHDHEVRSNRQSNFTEEKVMQWLNSKPQGSVIYVSFGSEVGPSLVEYAQLADALEASNHPFIWVIQAGSGRPGPPPVLFGDDQQEEGYYPNVLDERIGNKGLIIRGWAPQLLILSHPSTGGFLSHCGWNSTMEAIGRGIPILAWPIRGDQFHDAKLVANYLKMGHMILLSDDPGEMVKKDDIVQGIDKMMKDEGVHKQAMALRSIFQSDYPESSMCSLKSFIQLISK; encoded by the coding sequence ATGGAAGCCATTGGAGATATCTTGGTGCTCCCATTTTACGGTCAAGGTCATCTCTTCCCCTGCATGGAACTCTGCAAAAAGTTCACATCTTTCAACTTTAAAGTCACCCTTATCATTCCCTCCCACCTCTCCTCCTCCATTCCACCACATCTTCGTCATCATTCTTTAATTCAAGTAGTTGAGATTTCAGCTACATCAACTCCACCACCACTACACAAGGCAGTAGAATTACCAGCTTTGCCACCAAAACAAAAAGGACATGGTTTCATGCATGGGCCCTTTTCGCATCACCATCAGCAGTTAGGACAGGGGATTGATACCTTTCTATCGGAAAGACGCAACGGGTCGGGTCAGACCCGACCTATATGTGCCGCGGTAGACGTTATGATGAGCTGGAGTAAGGAAATTTTCCTGAAATATGAGATACCCTTTGTCTCTTTCTTCACTTCTGGTGCATGTGCTGCTGCAATGGAGTTTGCAGCCTGGAAGAACCATGCGGATGAGGTGAAACCGGGTGAGATTCGGATTCTTCCCGGGTTGCCTGAAAGTATGGCTCTGAGTTACTCTGATATCAAGCGAAACCGTCATGGACCAGGTCATCATCGTGGTGGTGGTCCAAATAGACAAAATGAACCATCAGGACCACCAGGTGGGGTAGAAGATGGGCCTCCAAAACCAGGTCAAAAGCCACGATGGTTGGATGAGGTGGAGGGTTCTATTGCGTTGTTGATCAATACCTGTCATGATCTTGAGGGTCCATTCATTGATTATGTGGCCAACCAAATTGAAAAGCCACTATGGGGTGTAGGCCCGTTGTTGCCAGAAACGTATTGGAAGTCAACTAGTTCAGTACTACATGATCATGAAGTCAGGTCAAACAGACAATCCAATTTTACAGAAGAGAAGGTGATGCAATGGTTGAACTCAAAACCTCAGGGATCAGTGATTTATGTGTCTTTTGGTAGTGAAGTTGGACCTAGCTTGGTAGAATATGCTCAACTGGCTGATGCATTAGAGGCATCAAACCATCCTTTTATTTGGGTTATTCAGGCCGGTTCAGGTCGACCCGGTCCACCTCCAGTTCTCTTTGGAGACGATCAACAAGAAGAAGGATACTACCCAAATGTATTGGATGAAAGAATAGGGAATAAAGGGTTGATAATAAGGGGATGGGCACCGCAGTTGTTGATTCTAAGCCATCCTTCAACTGGTGGGTTTCTATCGCATTGTGGATGGAACTCAACAATGGAAGCAATAGGACGTGGCATCCCAATTTTGGCATGGCCAATCAGGGGTGACCAATTCCATGATGCCAAATTGGTAGCAAATTACTTGAAAATGGGACATATGATTTTACTCAGTGATGACCCGGGAGAGATGGTGAAGAAAGATGACATAGTTCAAGGAATCGACAAGATGATGAAAGATGAAGGGGTTCATAAGCAAGCAATGGCATTAAGATCCATATTCCAGAGTGATTATCCGGAGAGTTCAATGTGCTCTTTGAAGTCATTTATTCAGCTCATAAGCAAATAA